ACCTGATTTTTTAATAATCTCAAGGAGCCTCAGGCCTGCGTATATTGCATCATCGTAGCCAAAATATCTATCTGCAAAGAATATGTGGCCGCTCATCTCGCCTGATAGGAGGGCGTGCTCTTCCTTCATCTTGCTTTTAATAAGGGAATGGCCTGTCTTCCACATTATTGCCCTGCCGCCCAATCTATTAATCTCATCATACATAACCTGGGAGCATTTAACCTCTCCAACAAAAGTCGGTTTTTCTGACTCCCGACTCCCGACTCCCGACTCCCGACTCTTTAATATATCCCTGGCAAATATAATCATTAACCTATCCCCCCAGACAACTCCGCCATCCTCATCCACTACTCCTATCCTGTCTGCATCTCCGTCATAGCCGATACCTGCATGTGCCTTTGTCTCTTTTACTTTCTTTATCAGGTCTACGAGGTTCTTTTCTACCACAGGGTCAGGGTGGTGATTCGGGAATGTGCCATCAGGCTCGCAGTAAAGCTCAAAGACCTCGGCACCGAGGGGCTTTAAAATCCTTGGCGCCACAAGACCGGCTGTGCCATTGCCAGCATCAATAACTACCTTAATCCCAGCAAGGCTTTGAAACTTATCTTTCAAAAAATCAACATAGTCATCAATTATCGGATATTCTTCAACCGTTCCCTTTCCGCTCTTAAAGTCCTTAGCATCTATCGTCCTTCCAACAGCCTTAATACTATCTCCGAAAAGGGTCTCCCTGCCGATACTCAATTTAAAGCCATTAAACTCAGGCGGGTTGTGGCTGCCTGTAATCATCACACCGCCATCAACAGGGAGTTTGAAAAGGGAATAATACTGCAGAGGGGTCGGGCATATGCCGAGGTCAACAACGTCAAGGCCAGAATTATTCAAACCATTGATAAGACATTTTTTTATTACTCCTGAATGTAGCCTCGCATCCATCCCAACGCTTACCTTTGCCCTGTCTTTGGATATTTTATTCAGGAGACAGGAGGCAAATCCCTTTCCTATGAGTTCCGCAACCTCTTCTGTCAGGTCCTTGCCCCAGACACCTCTTATATCATATTGCCTGAAAATAGCAGGATTTATCATTAGATGTTTTCCACCATTTCCCATATACCGCATGGGCAGATGCCTGCACAGAAGCCACATCCTATGCATTTCTCATCATCAATTGCATATTCGTATGAACCACCTTCTTTTTCCTGCCTGCTTATTGCACCCCAGTAACACACGGCCTCGCACATGCGGCAATCACGGCATGTTGCACATGACATACAGCGTTCTGCCTCTTTCTCAGGTGTAAAGCTATCCCCCCGGCAGATATCATAATACTCTGTTCGGATTCGCTCATAAGGTATAACCTGCTTGACCTCAGGCATGCGGTCATAATGCATCATCTGCGAATGTATCACCTCTGCTGCAACCCTGCCCTGTCCAATGGCATTAGTGACAAGTCCAGGCATTGTTGCATCACCTATGGCAAAGACCTTTGCATCAGATGTCTGGCCAATGTCATTCACCACAATCCAGCCCTTTTCTGTGTGTATGCCTGGTGGAAGGAAATCGAGTATCGGCACTTCGCCGATTGAGATA
This is a stretch of genomic DNA from Nitrospirota bacterium. It encodes these proteins:
- a CDS encoding phosphomannomutase/phosphoglucomutase, with translation MNPAIFRQYDIRGVWGKDLTEEVAELIGKGFASCLLNKISKDRAKVSVGMDARLHSGVIKKCLINGLNNSGLDVVDLGICPTPLQYYSLFKLPVDGGVMITGSHNPPEFNGFKLSIGRETLFGDSIKAVGRTIDAKDFKSGKGTVEEYPIIDDYVDFLKDKFQSLAGIKVVIDAGNGTAGLVAPRILKPLGAEVFELYCEPDGTFPNHHPDPVVEKNLVDLIKKVKETKAHAGIGYDGDADRIGVVDEDGGVVWGDRLMIIFARDILKSRESGVGSRESEKPTFVGEVKCSQVMYDEINRLGGRAIMWKTGHSLIKSKMKEEHALLSGEMSGHIFFADRYFGYDDAIYAGLRLLEIIKKSGEPYSMKALLSDIPATVSTPEIRLDCPDEVKFKIVDKAKEAFKEFPSIDIDGIRIMFDSGWALIRASNTQPALVLRFEAKDEKRLSEIRGFVEGRLRKIMKGID